A window of the Eleutherodactylus coqui strain aEleCoq1 chromosome 8, aEleCoq1.hap1, whole genome shotgun sequence genome harbors these coding sequences:
- the LOC136578009 gene encoding phosphatidylinositol polyphosphate 5-phosphatase type IV-like — protein MPFWRKSKKFNLPQISGDGNLQGVLPSLDEPSIKLKKHQVIKDEAAVQSTNNFSLLSPLRSNEIRERSHGSSAVLSAEELDKHFPDRRLKLYIATWNMEGKKFPQNLEDLLLPLDDDYGKDIYVIGIQEGYPNRQEWELKLQQTLGPHYVMHHSSGHGVLYLTIFIRRELIWFCSEVESAHVTTRRFHYVKTKGALGVAFTIFGTSFLFITTHLRSAEKRVVDYKIITEGLRLPRKLPARTYSSAFDVTTRFDRVFWFGDLNYQLKEDRKTVESLLRTIEGRDMSSLVKLDSLNEAKSNGSIFKGFREDTIRFHPTYKFDVGTDNYDTSAKQRIPSYTDRVLYKCQHAGDVQAITYDACPIIKTSDHKPVYGVFAVKLRPGTDDIPLAGGQFAHKVYSAAIRNRNVPPITVSCKICLLPKPTSMRTSAWKLMRIELFFIKPYSPESITVQQQITARKQECPINHSFQEDPLSSTTQYETNFHQSGSLEVDDIKASIPTRTKFC, from the exons ATGCCGTTTTGGAGAAAATCCAAAAAATTCAATCTGCCCCAGATTTCAGGTGACGGAAATCTGCAGGGCGTCTTACCATCTCTGGACGagccgagcatcaagctcaagaAACATCAAGTCATCAAGGATGAGGCAGCCGTCCAATCCACCAACAACTTCAGCCTGCTGTCCCCCCTGCGCTCCAATGAGATCCGTGAGAG GAGCCACGGCAGCAGCGCTGTGCTCAGCGCTGAGGAGCTGGACAAGCACTTTCCAGACAGGCGGCTGAAGCTTTATATTGCCACATGGAACATGGAAGGCAAG AAATTCCCACAAAATCTGGAAGATCTGCTTTTGCCATTAGATGACGATTACGGAAAGGACATCTACGTTATCGGCATCCAGGAAGGATACCCGAACCG GCAAGAATGGGAACTAAAGTTACAGCAGACCCTCGGACCCCACTACGTCATGCATCACTCATCCGGGCATGGCGTTCTCTACCTCACCATCTTCATTCGTAGAGAACTCATCTGGTTTTGTTCCG AAGTGGAAAGCGCCCATGTGACAACCAGACGGTTCCACTATGTAAAAACCAAGGGAGCCCTGGGTGTGGCCTTCACGATATTTGGCACATCCTTTCTATTCATCACCACCCATCTCAGAT CAGCTGAGAAAAGGGTTGTGGACTATAAGATCATCACAGAGGGTCTTCGCTTGCCTAGAAAACTTCCGGCCAGAACTTATTCCAGCGCCT TTGACGTCACCACCCGCTTTGATCGGGTCTTTTGGTTCGGGGACCTCAATTATCAGCTGAAAGAGGACCGGAAAACCGTGGAGTCTCTCCTCCGAACCATCGAGGGAAGAGACATGAGCAGCCTTGTCAAGCTCGACTCGCTCAATGAAGCCAAGAGCAATG GGTCCATATTTAAAGGATTTCGCGAAGACACCATAAGATTCCATCCAACTTATAAATTTGATGTTGGCACCGATAATTATGACACCTCTGCAAAACAAAGAATCCCATCGTATACG GACAGGGTGTTATACAAATGCCAACATGCTGGAGATGTGCAAGCCATAACATACGACGCTTGCCCTATAATAAAAACATCGGACCACAAGCCAGTGTATGGTGTCTTCGCAGTCAAGCTCAGGCCCGGCACAGATGA CATCCCCTTGGCCGGAGGACAGTTTGCCCACAAGGTATATTCAGCGGCTATTA GGAACAGGAATGTCCCACCAATCACGGTTTCCTGTAAGATCTGTCTTCTCCCCAAACCAACTTCCATGAGAACCAGCGCCTGGAAGTTGATGAGGATAGAGCTCTTCTTCATCAAG CCATATTCTCCTGAATCCATCACTGTTCAGCAGCAGATAACAGCGAG GAAACAGGAATGTCCCATCAATCACAGTTTCCAGGAAGATCCATTGTCTTCCACAACCCAATACGAGACCAACTTCCATCAGAGTGGGAGCCTGGAAGTTGATGATATTAAAGCTTCGATTCCAACCAG GACCAAGTTCTGCTGA